One window of the Deinococcus metalli genome contains the following:
- a CDS encoding AAA family ATPase, protein MIGEHLQVTVGRAADYAREAGHEYVTQEHLLLALTHDPEARDALLALGVDVPGLRDALQDTLAELEVVEDAEPDFTLGVHRALQGAVLQLHASGKGHEQADGARVLAELLEEPDSPARAALEAQGVTRLDVLSYISHGVAKVDGRGRERVTAGVDGTEAEAEPQQSPLEAYAANLTEQARAGEFDPVIGRDVELERVVHVLARRGKNNPVLVGEPGVGKTALAEGLAQRVVDGRAPGFLKGASVYALDLGALLAGTRFRGDFEQRLKGVLAELDGQNAVLFIDELHTLVGAGATEGGSVDAANLLKPALARGKLRVLGATTPAELRHLEKDRALWRRFQTVDVPEPSEEDALAILRGLAGRYAEHHGVTYTDPALDAAVRLSARHLRDRFLPDKAIDVLDESGAARSSAGQGGVIDVPDIEATVARMARVPVGAVKAEEVQSLATLEADLRTRVYGQDEAVGAVASAVKLARAGLRDPQKPQGAFLFAGPTGVGKTELARALADRLGVTLSRFDMSEYQEPHTVARLIGAPPGYVGFDQGGLLTDAVAKAPHAVLLLDEIEKAHPDVYNIFLQLMDHGTLTDHAGKKVDGRGLILVFTTNAGAADASRPALGFSREGRPGESAEAVKRTFTPEFRNRLDAVIHFRPLSREVMAGVVDKFLRDLSAQLAERQVTVTVTDAARARLADLGYDPAMGARPLARVIEERVKRPLADELLFGRLKDGGAVTVDVEDGAFTFD, encoded by the coding sequence ATGATCGGGGAACATCTGCAGGTCACGGTGGGCCGCGCGGCGGACTACGCGCGTGAGGCGGGGCACGAATACGTGACGCAGGAGCACCTGCTGCTGGCCCTGACGCACGACCCGGAAGCGCGCGACGCGCTGCTGGCCCTGGGCGTGGACGTGCCGGGACTGCGCGACGCCCTCCAGGACACGCTGGCCGAACTGGAGGTGGTGGAGGACGCCGAGCCGGACTTCACGCTGGGCGTACACCGCGCCCTGCAGGGTGCCGTGCTGCAACTGCACGCCAGCGGCAAGGGGCACGAACAGGCCGACGGCGCCCGCGTGCTGGCCGAACTGCTGGAGGAACCCGACAGCCCGGCGCGTGCGGCACTGGAGGCGCAGGGGGTCACGCGGCTGGACGTACTGAGCTACATCTCGCACGGCGTGGCGAAGGTGGACGGCCGCGGCCGGGAGCGCGTGACGGCCGGCGTGGACGGCACCGAGGCCGAGGCCGAGCCGCAGCAGAGCCCGCTGGAGGCCTACGCGGCGAACCTCACCGAGCAGGCCCGCGCCGGGGAATTCGACCCGGTGATCGGCCGTGACGTGGAGCTGGAGCGCGTGGTGCACGTGCTGGCGCGGCGCGGCAAGAACAACCCGGTGCTGGTGGGCGAGCCGGGCGTCGGCAAGACCGCGCTGGCCGAGGGTCTGGCGCAGCGGGTGGTCGACGGACGGGCACCGGGCTTCCTGAAGGGCGCGTCCGTGTACGCGCTCGACCTGGGTGCGCTGCTGGCCGGCACCCGCTTCCGCGGGGACTTCGAGCAGCGACTCAAGGGCGTGCTGGCCGAACTCGACGGGCAGAACGCGGTGCTGTTCATCGACGAGCTGCACACCCTGGTCGGCGCAGGAGCGACCGAGGGCGGCAGCGTGGACGCCGCGAACCTCCTCAAGCCCGCCCTGGCGCGCGGCAAGCTGCGCGTGCTGGGTGCGACCACGCCGGCGGAACTGCGTCACCTGGAAAAAGACCGCGCGCTGTGGCGGCGGTTCCAGACGGTGGACGTGCCCGAACCGTCCGAGGAGGACGCCCTGGCGATCCTGCGCGGCCTGGCGGGCCGCTACGCCGAGCACCACGGCGTGACGTACACCGACCCGGCGCTGGACGCGGCCGTGCGGCTCTCGGCGCGGCACCTGCGCGACCGCTTCCTGCCGGACAAGGCCATCGACGTGCTGGACGAGTCGGGCGCGGCCCGCAGCAGCGCCGGACAGGGCGGCGTGATCGACGTGCCGGACATCGAGGCGACCGTGGCCCGCATGGCCCGCGTCCCGGTCGGGGCGGTCAAGGCCGAGGAAGTGCAGTCGCTCGCCACGCTGGAGGCCGACCTCCGGACGCGTGTGTACGGTCAGGATGAGGCGGTGGGGGCCGTCGCCTCGGCCGTCAAGCTCGCCCGCGCCGGACTGCGCGATCCGCAGAAGCCGCAGGGCGCGTTCCTGTTCGCCGGGCCGACCGGGGTGGGCAAGACCGAACTGGCCCGCGCGCTGGCCGACCGGCTGGGCGTGACCCTGTCGCGTTTCGACATGAGCGAGTACCAGGAGCCGCACACCGTTGCCCGGCTGATCGGCGCGCCCCCCGGCTACGTGGGCTTCGACCAGGGCGGCCTGCTCACGGACGCCGTGGCGAAGGCCCCGCACGCCGTGCTGCTCCTCGACGAGATCGAGAAGGCGCACCCGGACGTGTACAACATCTTCCTGCAACTCATGGATCACGGCACCCTGACCGACCACGCCGGCAAGAAGGTGGATGGCCGGGGCCTGATCCTGGTGTTCACCACGAACGCTGGCGCGGCCGACGCGAGCCGGCCCGCGCTGGGCTTCTCGCGCGAGGGCCGCCCCGGCGAATCGGCCGAGGCCGTGAAGCGCACCTTCACGCCGGAATTCCGCAACCGCCTGGACGCCGTGATCCACTTCCGGCCGCTGTCGCGCGAGGTCATGGCGGGCGTGGTGGACAAGTTCCTGCGCGACCTGTCGGCCCAGCTCGCCGAGCGGCAGGTGACCGTGACCGTCACGGACGCTGCCCGCGCGCGGCTGGCAGACCTCGGCTACGACCCGGCGATGGGCGCCCGCCCCCTTGCCCGCGTGATCGAGGAGCGAGTCAAACGCCCCCTGGCCGACGAACTCCTGTTCGGGCGCCTGAAAGACGGTGGCGCGGTGACCGTCGATGTGGAGGACGGCGCCTTTACGTTCGACTGA
- a CDS encoding DUF2726 domain-containing protein, with translation MALGCLAALFGVKESPSSTPATGERTVPDSLPVEVKRFFFSRDENAFYSALTEATQGTTYRVFPNVRLNDLFKITAEGSRAATLGRLRDKHVDFLLVDAAQGYRPVLGIELDGRSHASERQQHRDAVKDVAFRSAGLPLLRLPSRAYSPAEVRAELHRVLPAR, from the coding sequence ATGGCCCTCGGTTGTCTGGCGGCGCTCTTCGGCGTCAAGGAATCGCCCTCGTCCACTCCGGCAACGGGGGAGCGCACCGTGCCGGACTCGCTGCCGGTGGAAGTCAAGCGGTTCTTCTTCAGCCGGGATGAAAACGCGTTCTACTCGGCCCTGACGGAGGCGACGCAGGGCACGACCTACCGCGTGTTCCCGAACGTGCGCCTGAACGACCTGTTTAAGATCACGGCGGAGGGGTCGCGGGCCGCCACGCTGGGCCGGCTGCGCGACAAGCACGTGGATTTCCTGCTGGTGGACGCCGCCCAGGGCTACCGGCCGGTGCTGGGCATCGAGCTGGACGGCCGCTCGCACGCCTCCGAGCGGCAGCAGCACCGGGACGCGGTGAAGGACGTCGCGTTCCGCAGCGCGGGGCTGCCGCTGCTGCGCCTGCCCTCGCGCGCGTATTCGCCGGCCGAGGTGCGGGCGGAACTGCACCGGGTGCTGCCGGCGCGCTGA
- the clpS gene encoding ATP-dependent Clp protease adapter ClpS, whose amino-acid sequence MTRREGEGHTQTLERTQTRRPRLYRVLLLNDDYTPMDFVVMVLTRYFRKAEHDAQLIMLAVHHKGRGVAGVYSRDVAETKVAQVTSHARAEGYPLQVVAEPEAEE is encoded by the coding sequence ATGACGCGCCGAGAGGGCGAAGGCCACACCCAGACGCTGGAACGCACGCAGACGCGGCGGCCCCGGCTGTACCGCGTGCTGCTGCTGAACGACGACTACACGCCGATGGACTTCGTGGTGATGGTCCTCACGCGCTATTTCCGTAAGGCGGAGCACGACGCCCAGCTGATCATGCTGGCCGTGCACCACAAGGGCCGCGGCGTGGCGGGCGTGTACTCGCGCGACGTGGCCGAGACGAAGGTGGCGCAGGTGACGTCGCACGCGCGGGCCGAGGGCTATCCCCTGCAGGTCGTGGCGGAACCGGAGGCGGAGGAATGA
- a CDS encoding alpha-amylase family glycosyl hydrolase → MTERTTLAGELKWWQRGIIYQIYPRSFQDSGGDGVGDLRGITARLPYLASLGIEAVWLSPIFTSPMRDFGYDVADYCNIDPLFGTLADFDELVAGAHALGLKIMLDYVPNHTSSDHAWFRESTASRDSEKRDWYVWRDPAPDGGPPNNWVSFFGGPAWTLDPASGQYYLHQFLPSQPDLNWRNPQVRAAMGDVLRFWMRRGVDGFRVDVIWLLAEDERFLDEPENPAWTPGTVEHAKLDHIYTQDQPETHDYIREMRRVLDEFDDRMMVGEIYLPMEKLLPYAGTADAQMVHLPFNFHLILLPWQAGVVRAFADGYDAASRAAGAWPNWVLGNHDQHRFKTRVGAAQYRVAQTLLLTLRGTPTVYYGDEIGMQNVPIPLDRMVDPAGLQQPDVPAASRDPERTPMQWDETENAGFTGAGITPWLPLADDAVAVNVAAQEADSASDLHYFRALSRLRREHPALLAGSYTSLDTGAEDVLAYRRELEGETVTVLLNFGAGTHDLGDLGNGDTLLSSEGDRPQPGAPLRPNEARIVLG, encoded by the coding sequence ATGACCGAACGCACGACCCTGGCGGGCGAACTGAAGTGGTGGCAGCGCGGCATCATCTACCAGATCTACCCCCGGTCCTTCCAGGACAGCGGTGGCGACGGCGTGGGCGACCTGCGCGGCATCACCGCGCGGCTGCCGTACCTCGCCAGCCTGGGCATCGAGGCCGTGTGGCTCTCGCCCATCTTCACCAGCCCCATGCGCGACTTCGGCTACGACGTCGCGGACTACTGCAACATCGACCCGCTGTTCGGCACGCTCGCTGACTTCGACGAGCTGGTGGCCGGAGCGCACGCCCTGGGCCTGAAGATCATGCTCGACTACGTGCCGAACCACACCAGTTCGGACCACGCGTGGTTCCGCGAGTCCACCGCCTCGCGGGACAGCGAGAAGCGCGACTGGTACGTGTGGCGTGATCCCGCGCCGGACGGCGGGCCGCCCAACAACTGGGTGTCGTTCTTCGGCGGCCCCGCGTGGACGCTTGACCCGGCGAGCGGGCAGTACTACCTGCACCAGTTCCTGCCCAGCCAGCCCGACCTGAACTGGCGCAATCCACAGGTGCGCGCCGCGATGGGCGATGTGCTGCGCTTCTGGATGCGCCGCGGCGTGGACGGCTTCCGCGTGGACGTGATCTGGCTGCTGGCCGAGGACGAGCGCTTCCTGGACGAGCCCGAGAACCCTGCGTGGACACCGGGCACCGTCGAGCACGCGAAACTCGACCACATCTACACGCAGGACCAGCCCGAGACCCACGACTACATCCGTGAGATGCGCCGCGTGCTGGACGAGTTCGACGACCGCATGATGGTGGGCGAGATCTACCTGCCGATGGAGAAACTGCTGCCCTACGCGGGCACGGCCGACGCCCAGATGGTGCACCTGCCCTTCAACTTCCACCTGATCCTGCTGCCGTGGCAAGCGGGCGTGGTGCGCGCCTTCGCGGACGGCTACGACGCGGCGAGCCGCGCGGCGGGCGCATGGCCGAACTGGGTGCTGGGCAACCACGACCAGCACCGCTTCAAGACGCGGGTGGGTGCGGCACAGTACCGCGTGGCGCAGACGCTGCTGCTGACCCTGCGCGGCACGCCCACGGTGTACTACGGTGACGAGATCGGCATGCAGAACGTCCCGATTCCGCTGGACCGCATGGTCGACCCGGCGGGCCTGCAACAGCCGGACGTGCCGGCCGCGAGCCGCGACCCGGAACGCACTCCCATGCAGTGGGACGAGACCGAGAACGCGGGCTTCACCGGCGCGGGCATCACGCCGTGGCTGCCGCTCGCGGACGACGCGGTGGCGGTGAACGTGGCCGCGCAGGAGGCCGACTCCGCCAGCGACCTGCACTACTTCCGCGCCCTGTCCCGCCTGCGCCGCGAGCACCCGGCGCTGCTGGCCGGCTCGTACACCAGTCTCGACACGGGCGCGGAGGACGTCCTCGCGTACCGCCGTGAGCTGGAGGGCGAGACCGTGACGGTGCTGCTGAACTTCGGGGCCGGCACCCACGACCTCGGAGACCTCGGGAACGGGGACACCCTGCTCAGCAGCGAGGGCGACCGGCCGCAGCCCGGCGCGCCGCTGCGTCCGAACGAGGCGCGGATCGTGCTGGGCTAG
- a CDS encoding LCP family protein, which produces MRARVVVGVVLAAVVAVAAPAAPFLARYGAWPQRPDRPVTVLLAGVAPRYDDTAPVWPWPAKPEDYSGNTDTILLAQARPDGQVNLLSIPRDSWMNIPGWGYGKINGANPHGGPDMLIAAVQKLTGVHVDGYAFVSLYALRALTDAAGGITLDVPSRMKYDDNAGHLHIDLQPGPQHLNGVQAEGFLRFRHDNLGDIGRVARQQLFLKALAGQVKRPWNWWRVPLMLSAVDRNTKSGLDKQTMGALLGAAAGGMKLQTSTVPGTFGYQGAASVWNVDQAALDALVAKSFRDPNDPRFLNVAVVNVDAPDGSARRLKTRLEELGYRNVSIANGPRGPAATTISGTLAGRVQRDVGHGSVAATAGVPGADVTVRLGSDTPAN; this is translated from the coding sequence GTGCGTGCAAGGGTCGTCGTGGGCGTGGTGCTGGCTGCGGTGGTGGCGGTGGCGGCCCCGGCCGCTCCGTTTCTGGCCCGGTATGGAGCGTGGCCTCAGCGTCCGGACCGGCCGGTGACGGTGCTGCTGGCCGGCGTGGCGCCACGGTACGACGACACCGCACCGGTGTGGCCGTGGCCGGCAAAACCCGAGGACTACAGCGGGAACACGGATACCATTCTGCTCGCCCAGGCGCGGCCGGACGGGCAGGTGAACCTGCTGAGCATTCCGCGGGATTCGTGGATGAATATTCCCGGATGGGGCTACGGCAAGATCAACGGCGCGAATCCGCACGGCGGGCCGGACATGCTGATCGCGGCGGTGCAGAAATTGACCGGCGTGCACGTGGACGGCTACGCGTTCGTGTCTCTGTACGCCCTGCGGGCCTTGACCGACGCGGCCGGCGGAATCACGCTGGACGTGCCGAGCCGCATGAAGTACGACGACAACGCCGGGCACCTGCACATTGACCTGCAACCGGGCCCACAGCACCTGAACGGCGTGCAGGCCGAGGGCTTCCTGCGCTTCCGGCACGACAACCTGGGCGATATCGGGCGGGTGGCGCGTCAGCAGCTGTTCCTGAAGGCGCTGGCCGGGCAGGTCAAGCGGCCGTGGAACTGGTGGCGCGTGCCGCTGATGCTCAGCGCAGTCGACCGGAACACGAAGTCCGGCCTGGACAAACAGACCATGGGCGCGCTGCTGGGGGCGGCGGCGGGCGGCATGAAGCTCCAGACCAGCACGGTGCCCGGCACCTTCGGGTATCAGGGCGCAGCAAGTGTGTGGAACGTGGACCAGGCGGCGCTGGACGCGTTGGTCGCCAAATCCTTCCGGGACCCGAACGACCCACGCTTCCTGAACGTGGCAGTGGTGAACGTGGACGCGCCGGACGGCAGCGCGCGGAGGCTGAAGACCCGGCTGGAGGAGCTGGGCTACCGCAACGTGTCCATCGCGAACGGTCCGCGCGGTCCGGCCGCGACGACCATCTCGGGCACCCTGGCCGGCCGGGTGCAGCGGGACGTGGGGCACGGTTCGGTCGCGGCCACGGCGGGTGTGCCCGGGGCGGACGTGACCGTGCGCCTGGGCTCAGACACGCCGGCGAACTGA